A region of the Lycium barbarum isolate Lr01 chromosome 1, ASM1917538v2, whole genome shotgun sequence genome:
TTTCATCCTTGCAGTAAAGTACAATAGATATGGTGTCTAGTGTCTACTCTTCAACTTCTTTAAAGCATGGCTGGTTATGCCTAAAACTATTAAGGAGAATTTTCGGGGCTTGGAAGGCAGTTAGAAGCATCACAGAGTGTTAAACAATTGGTTGTAGAGAAACAGAAGATGCTTTGAAACAAAACAGCATCAACGTCTATGTATAATTTAGGTGTCTCCAATCACTTAGCTTTTTGTGGATATGGATGTTAATCACTTGTTAGAACCTGATGTAACCCACTTTGTGATTTTGCTTTTTTCTTTATATAAAATGCtcacttatcaaaaaaaaaaaaaaaaaacactgagATTTTTTGTAAATTGAgaaatgtatatgattttgacactACTGTCGATTCTTAGTCTTTGTATGCTGAAGGAGTCTCTAAATCTCTTGATGTTGTACATTGTTTTGAGCACCTACTTGGTGCTACGATTGGTGAAATGGATTCTACTTATCAAAAGACGTGGGGGTGCCATTTGGTGCAAAAATGGCTAGAGTACTTTATATTCATGCATTTACAGTTAATTCTACCTAAGTATCACTCATGGACGTGAACCTTTTCCTTGACCTAAGAACACTCTTGGAAGTGAACCTCCCAGATAACACACATTCTTTTGCAAGTTTTACACTTGGTACTAAATGCACCAATTTCCAACTAACAACTTCACAACATCCAACCGATCTAGCCATCTTCTAAACTCGAAAAGGGCTGTTATGTTCCCTAAGCAAGTACTTACTCCATTGTGTAAAGATAAAAATGCACTATGAATCTAACGGTTTTATCAGGCATTCAAAAAAAGCACCTTAATCTCACCCAATGCACATCAACCGCCCCAGATACTAACCAACAACTAGGCATGAATGGAACTTCAAATTACACTAATGCACACACAAATCTCATTTAACTTTGAAAATGTTCTTTTTGACGTTCTAACAGCAGAAAAAGTAGCCTAAAAGCATACTACATCCCCATAAACTACTCTTACGAAATTCACAAAATGCACAAAGAATTCCCCGATAAAGAAAAATCTGATCTTTCACAAAATGCACAAAgaatttcccaataagaaaaatCTAATCTTTCACAAAATGGCCAAAGAATTTCCCCATAAGAAAAATCCAATATTTCACTAAATGCACAAAGAGTTCCCCCATAAAGAAAAATCCAATCTTTCCCAAAATGCACAAAGAATTTCccaataaagaaaagaaaacaaacagTAACCTAATTCATCAACAAAAAGTATACAACTAAACTCAATCAGACAAGAAAAATGGGAAATTTAGTTCAGAAAAATTAAACATGCCCGGAAGCATATAGAACAGTCCTAGAGACCTTCATCTATTTTCTTGGCCCCTTTATACAAACCCTCCAAACTATGCAAAGGTAATTGAAAATGCTCTCTTGAAGTTCTAACAGCAGAAAAAGTAGCCTAGAAACATACTACATTCCAATTGCACTACTCTTATGATATTCACAAAATGCTCAAAGAATTCCCCCGCAAAGAAAAATCCAATCTTTTACAAAATGTAGAAAGAATTTCCCAATAAATATAAATCTAATCATGCAattaacaaacaacaacaacatacaaataaaagaaaacaaacacTAGTAAcccaattcatcaacaacaagTAGCAGTACAATTACACTCGATCTGGGAAACTTGAACATACCCGGAAGCATCTAGAACAGTTCTAGaaatcttcatttttttcttagCTCCTTTATACAAATCCTCCAAACTACACAACAACGCATTCTCCACAGGCGCAACCTTTCTCAACCCACCTCCACTGCCAGATGTCCCCACCCCAGAAAACTCGGCCCCACCATTCGTCGTACTCCTAAAAAACCCATCTCTAGATTTCCTCGACTTGTCCGATGACGTGGACCCAAACAACTCGGCATAAATATCATCAGCATCTCGGGGATTAAACCGAAATGTAGGGTTAGGATGGGGATTTCCCATGTTGTGGGGTCCACCACGCGGTGGTGGTGGGACCTGACCTGTTTTCAACGCTTCCTCACCGTAGAGATCGTAGATCTGACGCTTTTGTGGATCGCTTAGAACATCGTAAGCCTCGGATATTTGCTTGAATTTTGCCTCGGCCTCGTTCTTGTTTGTGCCGAGGTTCTTGTCCGGATGCCAAATCATTGCTAAACGGCGGTAAGCTTTGCGTAAATCTTCTTCGCTTGCGTTGCGATTAACCTTCAGAATGTTGTAGTAATCGACCCCCATTTTTTCCGGTTAGCTATCTTCTTGCTGTATACAGAAAATGATGAATTGGGTTTGTTAAGACGTAGAGAGATGGAATTTCAGGTAGTGTGTCGGCTAGTTTTGCTAAGATTAAtttaagggcccgtttggccatgacaTTTTTTCACCGgaaatttttttttcactttatttgaaaattagtgTTTGGACGTCAAAAATCCAAATACAACTTAGAAAAACATCAAAAATCTTATTTTCACTCTTTTCTTTCACCTTTTTTACTTTCGTTATATTCaaataactaaatattttttgcaaaagtTATATCCAAATACTACTCTATCTTTAATTCTAACTTCAAATTTTCAAATACGGCGAATAAGTTTTTGTTTTCgcggccaaacgcctactaaacaTTGCATCTCTGAGGGCCCCCATGTTATAGAAAATGGGATATAGTAGTGACCCTCCTGGGAAAGTTGCACATTTAGCCGATTTGATAATGCCTCTATTTAAAAAATAGTCAACATTTATAAATTTTTGATAAGTTTAGCCTTTTCTAAATTAATTAACTTCAGACACGCAAGTCTCAATTTTAAAAAACTTCAGATATACGTGTCAGAAGTTTTAATTGGAAGCTATGTTAGAAATTGGCATAAATTTAAATTTTAGATATTTATGTTTAAAATCAAATATGTCAGTTTCGTcgatattttaattttattcccCCTCCCTCAATTTTGAC
Encoded here:
- the LOC132600972 gene encoding uncharacterized protein LOC132600972 isoform X1: MGVDYYNILKVNRNASEEDLRKAYRRLAMIWHPDKNLGTNKNEAEAKFKQISEAYDVLSDPQKRQIYDLYGEEALKTGQVPPPPRGGPHNMGNPHPNPTFRFNPRDADDIYAELFGSTSSDKSRKSRDGFFRSTTNGGAEFSGVGTSGSGGGLRKVAPVENALLCSLEDLYKGAKKKMKISRTVLDASGKLRTLEEILTIDIKPGWKKGTKVTFPEKGNQEPGIIPADLVFVIEEKPHHVYVRDGNDLTVNQEISLLEALTGKTLELTTLDGRNLIIPLTDIVKPGHEVVVPNEGMPISKDPRKKGNLRIKMDVKYPTRLTEAQKSDLRRVLGGSS
- the LOC132600972 gene encoding uncharacterized protein LOC132600972 isoform X2 yields the protein MGVDYYNILKVNRNASEEDLRKAYRRLAMIWHPDKNLGTNKNEAEAKFKQISEAYDVLSDPQKRQIYDLYGEEALKTGQVPPPPRGGPHNMGNPHPNPTFRFNPRDADDIYAELFGSTSSDKSRKSRDGFFRSTTNGGAEFSGVGTSGSGGGLRKVAPVENALLCSLEDLYKGAKKKMKISRTVLDASGSIAGSFGLLRRY